In Epinephelus lanceolatus isolate andai-2023 chromosome 13, ASM4190304v1, whole genome shotgun sequence, the following are encoded in one genomic region:
- the asb2a.1 gene encoding ankyrin repeat and SOCS box protein 2 isoform X1, translating into MAAPRISRSGALEDYSLYGSLSDDELLQIAIERSLDETSCNTAHAITAAPATAPLHQPDSSRQYPAARNTNRASHSSRNLPANYSSHNPPPAQTAVHYSSPNPPREQPPDPKTFNGTISRFVTGSGKRMVAYRRPDDTVVYVGPEPEEEEEPLFQAIRVGDSSRVKALTMHGTNLMLPSKPGWLATHQAALYGQDTCLRVLLSAQLGMLNKQTMRGETALMVAIGKERLKCVQILLEKGADPNIPNNEKETPLYKACERNSAAMVAMLLNHGAVVNTRCILGWTALQEAANRNNVEICEMLLKAGAKHELTNVYGISPMFTAAQTGQIATLRCLLKHGADINSQAADGATALYEAAKNGHGQIVELLLSQNADANKPGKTGLLPIHIAAQRGSESIVSMLIPATSKARVRRSGISPLHQAAERNRDDVLELLIKAGFDVNAQLSEDRCKLYQDRRSTALFFSVINNNIDAVHMLLKAGANPNLDMFRPLMVAARQGCIQTVTMLVEHGADINASIPTHPTTFPAVYMFSMKYLSMFKYLLDHGGHALPCFNCLYGNGPHPPIKTTRSDRDFNEADRVPQQSRGVQFCEMISAPSICRWAGPIIDVLLDYVGNVTLCSRLMEHLDSYSGWSVIKDKAEPPRSLLQLCRLQILQLVGPHRLKRLPLPGSLIRFLQHQERPDEED; encoded by the exons ATGGCGGCACCCCGCATCTCTCGCTCTGGAGCCTTGGAGGATTACTCTCTGTATGGTAGCCTAAGTGACGACGAGCTGCTGCAGATCGCCATCGAGCGCAGTCTGGACGAAACATCCTGCAACACTGCCCACGccatcactgctgctcctgctaCCGCACCTCTGCACcaacctgacagcagcagacaaTACCCTGCAGCCAGGAACACCAACCGAGCCAGCCACAGCTCCCGCAATCTACCTGCAAACTACAGCTCCCACAATCCACCTCCAGCCCAGACCGCTGTACACTACAGTTCTCCAAATCCTCCCCGTGAACAGCCTCCTGATCC GAAGACGTTTAATGGGACAATCAGTCGCTTTGTGACGGGTTCTGGGAAGCGAATGGTGGCGTATCGCAGGCCTGACGACACTGTGGTCTACGTGGGTCCGGAACCTGAAGA GGAGGAGGAGCCTCTATTCCAAGCAATCCGTGTTGGTGATTCAAGCAGAGTGAAAGCGCTGACAATGCATGGAACAAACCTGATGCTGCCGAGTAAACCGGGCTGGCTCGCCACCCACCAGGCGGCACTTTATGGTCAGGACACCTGTCTGAGGGTACTGCTGTCAG CTCAGCTGGGGATGCTCAACAAACAAACCATGCGTGGTGAGACGGCGCTGATGGTCGCCATCGGCAAAGAGCGGCTGAAGTGTGTTCAGATACTGCTGGAAAAGGGAGCGGACCCCAACATCCCGAACAACGAAAAAGAGACGCCACTCTACAAAG CCTGTGAGAGGAACAGCGCTGCGATGGTGGCGATGTTGTTGAACCACGGTGCGGTGGTGAACACTCGCTGTATTCTGGGCTGGACGGCCCTGCAGGAGGCAGCGAATCGAAACAACGTGGAGATCTGTGAGATGCTGCTGAAGGCTGGAGCCAAACACGAACTCACCAACGTGTACGGCATCTCGCCAATGTTTACCGCCGCTCAGACCGGGCAGATCGCCACTCTGCGCTGCCTCCTCAAACACG GTGCAGACATTAACAGTCAGGCTGCTGACGGAGCCACCGCTCTGTATGAAGCTGCTAAAAATGGACACGGACAAATCGTGGAGCTTCTCCTCTCTCAGAACGCTGATGCCAACAAACCTGGAAAGACGGGGTTGTTACCGATTCACATCGCCGCCCAGAGAGGAAGTGAGAG TATTGTCTCCATGTTGATACCAGCCACCAGTAAGGCCAGAGTCCGGCGGTCTGGCATCAGCCCGCTCCACCAGGCCGCTGAACGTAACCGTGACGATGTCCTGGAGCTTTTGATCAAGGCAGGCTTCGATGTTAATGCTCAGCTGTCTGAGGATCGATGTAAGCTGTACCAGGACCGCCGCAGCACGGCGCTCTTCTTCTCCGTCATCAACAATAACATCGACGCTGTGCACATGCTGCTGAAGGCCGGCGCCAACCCAAACCTGGACATGTTTAGGCCGCTGATGGTGGCGGCGAGGCAGGGCTGCATCCAGACCGTCACCATGCTAGTGGAGCATGGCGCCGACATCAACGCCTCCATCCCCACACACCCCACCACGTTCCCCGCTGTCTACATGTTCTCCATGAAGTACCTGTCCATGTTCAAGTACCTGCTGGACCACGGAGGCCACGCCCTCCCCTGCTTCAACTGTCTCTACGGCAACGGACCTCATCCACCAATCAAAACCACTCGATCAGACAGAGACTTCAATGAAGCCGACAGAGTCCcccagcagagcagaggagttcAG TTCTGTGAGATGATCTCGGCCCCTAGTATCTGTCGGTGGGCGGGGCCAATCATCGACGTCCTGTTGGACTACGTTGGTAACGTGACTCTTTGCTCCAGACTGATGGAACACCTGGACAGTTACTCTGGCTGGAGCGTCATCAAGGACAAAGCAG AACCTCCGCGGTCACTGTTGCAGCTCTGCCGGCTGCAGATTCTGCAGCTGGTTGGACCTCACCGTCTGAAGAGGTTGCCGCTGCCTGGAAGTCTGATCCGCTTCCTGCAGCACCAGGAGAGACCTGACGAGGAGGACTGA
- the asb2a.1 gene encoding ankyrin repeat and SOCS box protein 2 isoform X2 has translation MAAPRISRSGALEDYSLYGSLSDDELLQIAIERSLDETSCNTAHAITAAPATAPLHQPDSSRQYPAARNTNRASHSSRNLPANYSSHNPPPAQTAVHYSSPNPPREQPPDPEEEPLFQAIRVGDSSRVKALTMHGTNLMLPSKPGWLATHQAALYGQDTCLRVLLSAQLGMLNKQTMRGETALMVAIGKERLKCVQILLEKGADPNIPNNEKETPLYKACERNSAAMVAMLLNHGAVVNTRCILGWTALQEAANRNNVEICEMLLKAGAKHELTNVYGISPMFTAAQTGQIATLRCLLKHGADINSQAADGATALYEAAKNGHGQIVELLLSQNADANKPGKTGLLPIHIAAQRGSESIVSMLIPATSKARVRRSGISPLHQAAERNRDDVLELLIKAGFDVNAQLSEDRCKLYQDRRSTALFFSVINNNIDAVHMLLKAGANPNLDMFRPLMVAARQGCIQTVTMLVEHGADINASIPTHPTTFPAVYMFSMKYLSMFKYLLDHGGHALPCFNCLYGNGPHPPIKTTRSDRDFNEADRVPQQSRGVQFCEMISAPSICRWAGPIIDVLLDYVGNVTLCSRLMEHLDSYSGWSVIKDKAEPPRSLLQLCRLQILQLVGPHRLKRLPLPGSLIRFLQHQERPDEED, from the exons ATGGCGGCACCCCGCATCTCTCGCTCTGGAGCCTTGGAGGATTACTCTCTGTATGGTAGCCTAAGTGACGACGAGCTGCTGCAGATCGCCATCGAGCGCAGTCTGGACGAAACATCCTGCAACACTGCCCACGccatcactgctgctcctgctaCCGCACCTCTGCACcaacctgacagcagcagacaaTACCCTGCAGCCAGGAACACCAACCGAGCCAGCCACAGCTCCCGCAATCTACCTGCAAACTACAGCTCCCACAATCCACCTCCAGCCCAGACCGCTGTACACTACAGTTCTCCAAATCCTCCCCGTGAACAGCCTCCTGATCC GGAGGAGGAGCCTCTATTCCAAGCAATCCGTGTTGGTGATTCAAGCAGAGTGAAAGCGCTGACAATGCATGGAACAAACCTGATGCTGCCGAGTAAACCGGGCTGGCTCGCCACCCACCAGGCGGCACTTTATGGTCAGGACACCTGTCTGAGGGTACTGCTGTCAG CTCAGCTGGGGATGCTCAACAAACAAACCATGCGTGGTGAGACGGCGCTGATGGTCGCCATCGGCAAAGAGCGGCTGAAGTGTGTTCAGATACTGCTGGAAAAGGGAGCGGACCCCAACATCCCGAACAACGAAAAAGAGACGCCACTCTACAAAG CCTGTGAGAGGAACAGCGCTGCGATGGTGGCGATGTTGTTGAACCACGGTGCGGTGGTGAACACTCGCTGTATTCTGGGCTGGACGGCCCTGCAGGAGGCAGCGAATCGAAACAACGTGGAGATCTGTGAGATGCTGCTGAAGGCTGGAGCCAAACACGAACTCACCAACGTGTACGGCATCTCGCCAATGTTTACCGCCGCTCAGACCGGGCAGATCGCCACTCTGCGCTGCCTCCTCAAACACG GTGCAGACATTAACAGTCAGGCTGCTGACGGAGCCACCGCTCTGTATGAAGCTGCTAAAAATGGACACGGACAAATCGTGGAGCTTCTCCTCTCTCAGAACGCTGATGCCAACAAACCTGGAAAGACGGGGTTGTTACCGATTCACATCGCCGCCCAGAGAGGAAGTGAGAG TATTGTCTCCATGTTGATACCAGCCACCAGTAAGGCCAGAGTCCGGCGGTCTGGCATCAGCCCGCTCCACCAGGCCGCTGAACGTAACCGTGACGATGTCCTGGAGCTTTTGATCAAGGCAGGCTTCGATGTTAATGCTCAGCTGTCTGAGGATCGATGTAAGCTGTACCAGGACCGCCGCAGCACGGCGCTCTTCTTCTCCGTCATCAACAATAACATCGACGCTGTGCACATGCTGCTGAAGGCCGGCGCCAACCCAAACCTGGACATGTTTAGGCCGCTGATGGTGGCGGCGAGGCAGGGCTGCATCCAGACCGTCACCATGCTAGTGGAGCATGGCGCCGACATCAACGCCTCCATCCCCACACACCCCACCACGTTCCCCGCTGTCTACATGTTCTCCATGAAGTACCTGTCCATGTTCAAGTACCTGCTGGACCACGGAGGCCACGCCCTCCCCTGCTTCAACTGTCTCTACGGCAACGGACCTCATCCACCAATCAAAACCACTCGATCAGACAGAGACTTCAATGAAGCCGACAGAGTCCcccagcagagcagaggagttcAG TTCTGTGAGATGATCTCGGCCCCTAGTATCTGTCGGTGGGCGGGGCCAATCATCGACGTCCTGTTGGACTACGTTGGTAACGTGACTCTTTGCTCCAGACTGATGGAACACCTGGACAGTTACTCTGGCTGGAGCGTCATCAAGGACAAAGCAG AACCTCCGCGGTCACTGTTGCAGCTCTGCCGGCTGCAGATTCTGCAGCTGGTTGGACCTCACCGTCTGAAGAGGTTGCCGCTGCCTGGAAGTCTGATCCGCTTCCTGCAGCACCAGGAGAGACCTGACGAGGAGGACTGA